The following nucleotide sequence is from Streptomyces bathyalis.
GAGCGCATCTCGTGCGTGCAGTTCGACCGGAGCGACGGGGTGCTCGTCACCATCGCGAGCTGGGACCGGCCCATCACCAGCGATCTCTACGCGCTGCTGAAGCCGCTGCCCGCCGAGATGTTCCAGCACTGACGAGCCGAAGGCGCGAAAGGGCCCGGCACCGCCGGCCGGCACCCGTAAGTGCCGTGCCGTGGCGCCGGGCCCCTTTCGCACTCCGCGGGCCGGATCGCGTTACGAGGAGCCGGTCACCCGCACATCGTCCGCCTTGACGAAGGCGACGCGGTGCCCCAGCTGGATCTGGTAGTACGTGAGATCGCCGCGCACCACCTTGAACTTCTCGGCATCAGGGTCGAACTCCTTGGCGTAGAGATACTCACCCCGCGTCTTGAGCCCCGCGGCGTACGCCTGGCCCGCCTTGACCTTGTACGGCAGCGGCGAGAGCTCCTGCGCCGGGATGCCCTCGGGGTAGGCCTCCTTCTCCGGGTAGGCCCGTCCGTAGACGGGGATCTCGTCCTTGCCGGCCTTGGGAACGATCAGCTTGCCCCGCGCGGGAACCGCGGTGGGCTGCTTCTTCGGGTTGTGGAACCAGGCCTTCTGCCCCAGATACCAGATGGCTGTCCACTCGCCCTTGCGGTCGGCCACGGCGTACTGCTGGCCCGTACTCGCCCGCGCGCCGGTGTCGTTGACGCCGGTGGTGGACTTGCCGCCGGGATGCAGGCCGTCGTCCTGGACCAGCTCCGAGTCGGCGTCCGGTGCCGTGTGCAGGCGCACCGCGCCCGAGCCGTGTGCCGGGCAGGGGTCGCCCGAGTCGTCGCACTTGGTGTACTCCGGCCGGTGCTTGTCGTAGTCCGGCCTGATGGTCAGCAGCTTGCTGCTGGGTGCGGCCTTCGGCACGAACGGCCGCCCGATCAGGGTGAAGTAGTGCTGCCAGTCGAAATAGGGACCCGGATCCGTGTGCATGCCGGGGATGTTGGCGGTGGTCACGCCGGGCACGTTGTCGTGGCCCAGGACGTGCTGCCGGTCCAGAGGGATGTCGTACTTGGCGGCGAGATACCGCACCAGGCGTGCCGAGGAGCGGTACATCGCCTCGGTGTACCAGGCGTCGGGGTCGGTGAGGAATCCCTCGTGTTCGAGGCCGACCGACTTGGCGTTGACGTACCAGTTCCCCGCGTGCCAGGCGGCGTCCTTGCCCCGCACGTGCTGCGCGATGTGGCCGTCGGAGGAGCGCAGCGAGTAGTTCCAGGACACATATGTCGGGTCCTGGATCAGGTCCATCACGGTGTCCCAGTTGCCCTCGGTGTCGTGCACGACGATGTAGTCGACCGACGCGGAGGCGGGCCTTCGGGCCTTGTCGTGGTTGCCGTAGGTCGGGTTGCCGTCGTCGTCCGTGTACTCCTCGTACGGGGCGGGCAGCCACTCGCACGAGACGCTGCGGGGACACTCGGGCTTCTCACCCGAGGCGGAGCGAGGCCGGGGCTGCCCGATCCCGTCCGCCTGCGAGGGGCCGGCACGCAGACCGGGGTCGGCCTCGAGCCGGACCCGCTGGCCGGAGTCCGTCGTGCGCTGCTCGCCCGAACGCATCACAGCGAAGACGTCGTCCGCGAACGCCGTGGCCGTGCCGCGCTCGGACGCGGCCGGGTAGGAGGCCACCGCCCCGTACCAGTCCGCCGGATCCGAACTGAGGGGATGGCCCAGCTTCTTCTGTGCGGCCGCCAGCAGCGCCGCGCCGCCCCGCAGGTTCGCGGCCGTGGACTCGCGCAGCTGCTTCCTGGACACGCCCGTCAGCTTCGCCGCACGCTCGGCGGTGCGCAGCCGGGCCGGCAGCTCGCTGGTCTGCGGAGTCCGGGCGCGGTTCGTGGCCGCATCGGGCTTCCGCGCCGGACGGGCCGTGTCGCCGCGGGGGTCCTCCGAGCCGGAGCCGAAGTGGCCGTCGTGGGCGGTGGCGGACCGGGCCAGGGCCGTGCCGGCGTCGGTCAGGTGCATGGGGCCGTAGCCGCCGGAGACGCTGGGGGCACCGTCGTGCGCGTCCCAGCGGGATTGCAGATAGGAGACCCCGAGCAGCACGCTCTCAGGGACGCGGTACTCCTCGGCGGCATCCGTGAACTGCTGCTGGAGGCGAGAGGTGTCGCGCTGGTCAGCCGTCGCGTAGGGGCCCGCGGAGACCAGCGGGAGGAGCAGGGCCGTCGCGGCGACGCCGGTGCCGGCGGCCCACAGGGCACGGGAGCGCCGTCCGCGCGGCGAGACCCTTCCGAATGCGCCACGGGCGAGGCGTCTGAGCGGGTCGAGAGATTCGTGAACTGGACCAGAAGTTCCGGGTGATCCGGGCAAGGCGGCCTCCTCGGTCTGGGCTCGCATGCGAGTGCGAGTAGGCCTCAGAGGTATCGGTTGCCCGACCCATCCGTCAATGACCGCAGGAGAAGGGGAATTCGCACGTCAGCGTGGTGAGTTCGGCGGTCTGCCGGTGGTGCCGGCGGCCCCCCCCGGGGCGTCACCTGTCCAGACCGGTGACGCCCCGCAGGTGGCGAGCGGGTCCCGCCGGAACCCCGCCCTACCGGGTGCCCACGGCGGCACGCACCGCGCGCCTCGCGAGGCCGCAGTCGTCGTGCAGCCGGCGCAGCAGCAGTCGCTGCTGCTCGCCGGTGGCCATGGCGCCCGGGCGTTCCTGCCCCGCCGGGTGAGCGGCCGGAGCAGGCTCGCGCATGGTGCGCTGGATGGCCGTCTCGTAGGTACGGATCTCGCGCGTCAGCACGAGCATCAGATTCACCAGGAAGGCGTCCCGCGCGGCCGCGCCCTGCGCCTGGGCGAGCTGGCTGATGTGGCGGCGGGCCATCGGTGCGTCACCGAGCACCACCCACAGCGTCGCCAGGTCGTACCCCGGCAGATACCAGCCCGCGTGCTCCCAGTCGACGAAGGCGGGGCCCGTCGGGGCGAGCAGCACGTTCGTGAGCAGGGCGTCCCCGTGGGAGAACTGCCATGGTGCAACTCCGCCACTGCCGTGCCCCTGCGCGGCGCCGTGCAGCAGCGTCTGCAGGTCCCCGAGGTCACGGTCCGTCAGCAGGCCCTGCTCGTGGCAGCGGGCGAGCCGCGACGGGTAGTCGATCGGACGGGTGAAGGCGGTCGCCGGCGGCTGCCACAGGTTGAGCTTGCACAGCGCGCCGAGGGCGGCGCGCAGATCGGCGCGCGGCGGGGTGTCGAGGAGGTGCCGCCGTAACGCCGCCACACGGCCCGGCATGCGCTCGATCACCAGCACGCACTCGTCGGGGTCCGCGGCCACCAGCCTCGGCGCACGCACCGGGGGCCGGTGGCGTACGAAGGCCCGGTAGGCCGCTATTTCGTGCCGGAAGCGTTCGACGGACGACTCCGCCTTGTCCACGAGGCACTTGGCGACGACGGCGTTGCGCCCCGCCGTCCCCGAGACCAGGACCGAGCGGCCCACCCGGCGCAGCACCTGCACCGGGTGGAACTCCGGGCAGATCCGGTGGACGGAGGCGATGGCCGCACGCAGCTGCGTACCGTTCGGGCCGGACAAGTCCAGCCTCCCGCTGACGGATTGAGATCCGGCGCCGGCCGGCTGCCGCGTCCGCACGGCGCCGGCCCGTGGGGCGGACACCGGCGTCGCGGTGGGAACCACGGGAATCGCGGGAGACCCGCCACCGTAGGGCGGTGTGCGGAACGGCCGGTGCGGTGCGGACACGGCGGACGTCGCTGGATGCATGGTGAGCAGGGTCCCTTCGTACGCCGATGGGTCGCGCGCCTGCCCGGAACCGCCCGGACGGTGGCCCGGCACCCTGGGGAATGCCTGACCGTGTTGCTGGTCGTCCGGACGGGACCGGGGTGGCGCGTTTCTACAGGACACCCGCGTGCGGGTGGCACACCATCTGGCGAACCCTGGCGAACCCTGGCGAATAGTCGCAGCGCAGTTGAGCCGGGGTTACTGTCAACTCAGCCGAGAACCTGGGGGCTTGACGTGACAAAGGGACCCAACACCCGTCTCGCGGACCTGTTCGGCCTCGCCGGATGGTCCAAGGGCGAACTCGCGCGGTTGGTGAACCGGCAGTCCGTGGCCATGGGCCACGCGCAGCTGTCGACCGACACCTCGCGGGTGCGGCGTTGGATCGACATGGGGGAGACCCCGCGCGATCCGGTGCCGAAGGTGCTGGCGGCCCTTTTCACCGAGCGACTCGGCCGTGTCGTGACCATCGAGGACCTCGGGTTCAGCAAGCCAGGGCAGTCGGCAAGACGGCAGCAGTCCGGACTGGACGGAGTGCCGTGGGCCCCCGAGCGGACGGCCGAGGTCCTCACCGAATTCACGGGAATGGACCTCATGCTCAACCGACGCGGCTTGGTGGGCGCGGGCGCCGCGCTCACCGCAGGATCGGCACTCAGCAGTGCCATGTACGACTGGCTCCGCGGCGACCCGGGTTCCGCCGCCGGCGTTCTCCAATCCGGTCACCCGGGCCTTGCCCGCAACGCGGACCAGGCAGCGATCGACAGGTACGACGCGGCCCCTGTGGGGTCCCAGGAGATCGAGGCGCTCGAGCACTCGGTCGAGGTCTTCCGCGCCTGGGACGCCGCACGAGGCGGCGGACTCCAGCGCAAGGCCGTGGTCGGCCAGCTCAACGAGGTGGGCGGGATGCTCTCCTACCACCACCCCGAGCGTCTCCAGCGTCGGCTGTGGGGCGTGGCGGCGAACCTCGCGGTGCTCGCCGGGTGGATGTCGCACGACGTCGGCCTGGAGCCCACCGCGCAGAAGTACTTCGTCATCGCCGCGCACGCGGCGCGTGAGGGCGGCGACCGGCCGCGCGCCGGCGAGGCACTCTCGCGCGCGGCACGCCAGATGGTGCACCTGGGAAGGCCGGACGACGCGCTCGACCTGATGAAGCTGGCCCGAACCGGCTCGGGCGAGGAGACCCTGCCGCGCACGCGCGCCATGCTGCACACCATCGAGGCGTGGGCACAGGCCTCGATGGGCCGCGGCCAGGAGATGCGGCGCACGCTCGGGGAGGCCGAGGAGCTTTTCGCGTCCGACAAGGGCGATGTTCCGCCGCCGAGTTGGATGCAGATGTTCGACGAGGCCGATCTGCACGGCATGGAGGCCCTTGCGTTCCGCACGCTGGCCGACCACGACCCGGCCGCGGCCGGCACCGCCGAGGTGCACGCCATGCGCGCCTTGGAGCTGCGGGCGGACGGGCGGCAGCGCTCGAAGATCTTCGACTGGATCTCGCTCGCCTCGGCGTACTTCATCGCCGACGAACCGGAACAGGCCGACCGCTACGCGCGCTTGGCCCTCGTGAGCATCGGTGAGAACTCCTCGCACCGCACATGGGACCGGCTGCGTGAGATGTACCGGCTCACCGGCCAGTACGCGGGCCATGGCCTGGTCGCCGAGCTGCGCGAGGAGATCCAGCACGCGCTGCCCAAGCAGCCCAAGACGCCGCGGCTTTCCGGGGAGCCCAAGCCGGCCCAGCTGCCTGGGGTCAGGGTCAGGGGTCTGCGCTCGGTGTGAGCGTCAGCAATCCCCGGGCAGGCCGGGCCGGTTGGGGGACGGGAGGTGCCCCCCGAGCGGTGCGGCCGGGCGGCCGACGGCGGGGCGGCCCGTGCGGGCAGCCACGTGCGGGGCCGAGGGAAGCCCCGCGGCGCCGGGTGCGCCGCGGCAGCGTCCGTCGGGACGAGCAGGTGGTGGTCCGTGTCAGCCGTGGAGGTAGCGCTCCGCGACAACTGTCGGGTACTCCACCGGCGTTCCGCGCTCCAGCGACCATGCCAGGCGCAGGTACTGCGCATGCGTCCACGCGAGGGGTGTGGCCGACGCCGTGCCCTTGCCGGACCGAACCTCCGGCACCGGGGGCCGGTCGTCCCAGACCTGCTCCGGCAGCATCAGGGTCTCGCCCGCCGTGGCGGCGATGTCGCGCAGCCGTCCTTGCGCCGAGTGCCGGTCGCCGCAGAGGAGTTCGTACTCGCCGCGCTCGCCAGAGAAGATCGGCCACGCACGCCCGTAGGTCGTCTTGATCTCGGGACGGTTGACGTTCCACGGCTCGCCGTTGGGCTGCTCGCCGTAGCCGTCGCCGCTGTAGCGGTACCAGTGGCGGCCTGAGGGGGTGT
It contains:
- a CDS encoding aminoglycoside phosphotransferase family protein, coding for MHPATSAVSAPHRPFRTPPYGGGSPAIPVVPTATPVSAPRAGAVRTRQPAGAGSQSVSGRLDLSGPNGTQLRAAIASVHRICPEFHPVQVLRRVGRSVLVSGTAGRNAVVAKCLVDKAESSVERFRHEIAAYRAFVRHRPPVRAPRLVAADPDECVLVIERMPGRVAALRRHLLDTPPRADLRAALGALCKLNLWQPPATAFTRPIDYPSRLARCHEQGLLTDRDLGDLQTLLHGAAQGHGSGGVAPWQFSHGDALLTNVLLAPTGPAFVDWEHAGWYLPGYDLATLWVVLGDAPMARRHISQLAQAQGAAARDAFLVNLMLVLTREIRTYETAIQRTMREPAPAAHPAGQERPGAMATGEQQRLLLRRLHDDCGLARRAVRAAVGTR
- a CDS encoding N-acetylmuramoyl-L-alanine amidase; this translates as MRAQTEEAALPGSPGTSGPVHESLDPLRRLARGAFGRVSPRGRRSRALWAAGTGVAATALLLPLVSAGPYATADQRDTSRLQQQFTDAAEEYRVPESVLLGVSYLQSRWDAHDGAPSVSGGYGPMHLTDAGTALARSATAHDGHFGSGSEDPRGDTARPARKPDAATNRARTPQTSELPARLRTAERAAKLTGVSRKQLRESTAANLRGGAALLAAAQKKLGHPLSSDPADWYGAVASYPAASERGTATAFADDVFAVMRSGEQRTTDSGQRVRLEADPGLRAGPSQADGIGQPRPRSASGEKPECPRSVSCEWLPAPYEEYTDDDGNPTYGNHDKARRPASASVDYIVVHDTEGNWDTVMDLIQDPTYVSWNYSLRSSDGHIAQHVRGKDAAWHAGNWYVNAKSVGLEHEGFLTDPDAWYTEAMYRSSARLVRYLAAKYDIPLDRQHVLGHDNVPGVTTANIPGMHTDPGPYFDWQHYFTLIGRPFVPKAAPSSKLLTIRPDYDKHRPEYTKCDDSGDPCPAHGSGAVRLHTAPDADSELVQDDGLHPGGKSTTGVNDTGARASTGQQYAVADRKGEWTAIWYLGQKAWFHNPKKQPTAVPARGKLIVPKAGKDEIPVYGRAYPEKEAYPEGIPAQELSPLPYKVKAGQAYAAGLKTRGEYLYAKEFDPDAEKFKVVRGDLTYYQIQLGHRVAFVKADDVRVTGSS